ATCCAGTACCTGACCACCAAAACGCTCACCCATCAGGCCAGTGCGGATGCCCTTACGCGCCGAGTAGATCGCCGCCGCGGCACCCGCCGGACCACTACCGACGATCAGCACTTCATAAGCATCACGTTTATTCAGCTCTTCCGCCGCGCGTTTGTCAGCGTTGGTATCGACTTTGCCAACGATCTCCGCCAGGCTCATGCGGCCCTGACCGAACTCTTTGCCGTTCAGGAACACCGCCGGGACGCCCATTACGTTGCGATCGGTGATTTCATTCTGGAACATGCCACCGTCAATTGCGGTGTGGCTGACGTTCGGATTGAGGATCGCCATCAGGTTCAGCGCCTGCACTACATCCGGGCAGTTGTGGCATGACAGGGAATAATAAGTTTCGAAATGGAACTCACCTTCCAGCGAGGCAACCTGATCCAACAGGCTTTGCGCTTCTTTAGAAGGGTGTCCACCGGTCTGCAGTAAAGCCAGTACCAGTGAAGTAAATTCGTGGCCCATCGGCGAACCGGCAAAACGCGGACCGCTGTGGCTGCCAGGGTTAGTAATCAGGAACGAAGGTTTACGTACCGGACGATCGTTCTCTTCGCGGAAGCTGACTTTGTCAGACAGGGTCGCGATATCTGCCAGCAGGGTCCGAATCTCTGTAGATTTGGCGCCATCATCCAGTGTGGCAATTAACTCAACCGGTTTCGTTAATTTCTCAAGGTACGCCTTGAGTTGGGTTTTTAAATTGGTGTCGAGCATAATAAGTTCCTGTTGCTGGTCGAAAAATCGGGTGCCGTAGCACCCGATTGGAGAAAAATCGAAGAGCTGGGAGGTTGCTTAGATTTTGCCAACCAGGTCCAGTGACGGAGCCAGTGTCGCGTCGCCTTCCTGCCATTTAGCCGGGCACACTTCACCTGGGTGAGAAGCCACGTACTGGGCTGCTTTCACTTTACGCAGCAGGTCAGATGCGTCACGGCCAATGCCTTCTGCAGTGATTTCGATAGCCTGGATGATGCCTTCCGGGTCAACGATGAAGGTGCCACGATCTGCCAGACCTTCTGCTTCACGCATGATTTCGAAGTTACGGGTCAGTGCGCCAGTCGGGTCACCGATCATCGCGTATTTGATTTTCGCGATGGTTTCAGAAGAACCGTGCCAGGCTTTGTGGGTAAAGTGGGTGTCAGTAGAAACAGAGTAGATATCTACGCCCAGTTTCTGGAATTCTTCGTGATGATCAGCCACGTCGCCCAGTTCGGTCGGGCAAACGAAGGTAAAGTCAGCTGGGTAGAAGAAGAAAACA
The DNA window shown above is from Pantoea sp. At-9b and carries:
- the ahpC gene encoding alkyl hydroperoxide reductase subunit C, giving the protein MSIINTKIKPFKNAAFKNGEFIDVTEKDVEGKWSVFFFYPADFTFVCPTELGDVADHHEEFQKLGVDIYSVSTDTHFTHKAWHGSSETIAKIKYAMIGDPTGALTRNFEIMREAEGLADRGTFIVDPEGIIQAIEITAEGIGRDASDLLRKVKAAQYVASHPGEVCPAKWQEGDATLAPSLDLVGKI